The Papio anubis isolate 15944 chromosome 5, Panubis1.0, whole genome shotgun sequence genome has a segment encoding these proteins:
- the LOC101026083 gene encoding spermatogenesis-associated protein 24 isoform X1, translating to MATPLGWSKAGSGSVCLAFDQLRDVIESQEELIHQLRNVMVLQDENFVSKEEFQAVEKKLVEEKAAHAKTKVLLAKEEEKLQFALGEVEVLSKQLEKEKLAFEKALSSVKSKVLQESSKKDQLITKCNGRREARALHHGYINGLFPNHPVPVSKAGFHSNTCPQLRIQAGPGGPHLRKGLKGPGRPRK from the exons ATGGCGACGCCCCTCGGGTGGTCGAAGGCGGGGTCAGGATCTGTGTGTCTCGCCTTCGATCAACTGCGGGACGTGATTGAGTCTCAGGAGGAACTGATCCACCAGCTGAGGAATGTG ATGGTTCTCCAGGACGAAAATTTTGTCAGTAAAGAAGAGTTCCAGGCAGTAGAGAAGAAGCTGGTG GAAGAGAAAGCTGCCCATGCCAAGACCAAGGTCCTCCTGGCCAAGGAAGAGGAGAAGTTACAGTTTGCCCTCGGAGAGGTAGAGGTGCTGTCCAAACAGCTGGAGAAAGAGAAGCTGGCCTTTGAAAAAGC GCTCTCCAGTGTCAAAAGCAAAGTCCTACAGGAGTCCAGCAAGAAGGACCAGCTCATCACCAAATGCAATGGTAGGCGGGAGGCCCGTGCTCTCCACCACGGTTATATAAACGGGCTTTTTCCTAACCACCCAGTGCCTGTGtcaaaggcagggtttcactctaACACCTGTCCCCAGCTGAGGATACAGGCAGGCCCAGGTGGGCCACACCTTCGAAAAGGCCTTAAGGGACCAGGCAGGCCACGGAAATGA
- the LOC101026083 gene encoding spermatogenesis-associated protein 24 isoform X2, with amino-acid sequence MCPRPSLSQALLQMVLQDENFVSKEEFQAVEKKLVEEKAAHAKTKVLLAKEEEKLQFALGEVEVLSKQLEKEKLAFEKALSSVKSKVLQESSKKDQLITKCNGRREARALHHGYINGLFPNHPVPVSKAGFHSNTCPQLRIQAGPGGPHLRKGLKGPGRPRK; translated from the exons ATGTG CCCCAGGCCCTCCCTCAGCCAGGCTCTGTTGCAGATGGTTCTCCAGGACGAAAATTTTGTCAGTAAAGAAGAGTTCCAGGCAGTAGAGAAGAAGCTGGTG GAAGAGAAAGCTGCCCATGCCAAGACCAAGGTCCTCCTGGCCAAGGAAGAGGAGAAGTTACAGTTTGCCCTCGGAGAGGTAGAGGTGCTGTCCAAACAGCTGGAGAAAGAGAAGCTGGCCTTTGAAAAAGC GCTCTCCAGTGTCAAAAGCAAAGTCCTACAGGAGTCCAGCAAGAAGGACCAGCTCATCACCAAATGCAATGGTAGGCGGGAGGCCCGTGCTCTCCACCACGGTTATATAAACGGGCTTTTTCCTAACCACCCAGTGCCTGTGtcaaaggcagggtttcactctaACACCTGTCCCCAGCTGAGGATACAGGCAGGCCCAGGTGGGCCACACCTTCGAAAAGGCCTTAAGGGACCAGGCAGGCCACGGAAATGA